A genomic region of Elusimicrobiota bacterium contains the following coding sequences:
- a CDS encoding excisionase family DNA-binding protein produces the protein MKTPSGFLTLQQVAFLLSLRRETLCRWVRCGRIKSWKPGKVRYIALDDVKKFL, from the coding sequence GTGAAAACGCCCAGTGGTTTTTTAACACTTCAGCAGGTTGCTTTTTTGCTCTCCCTGCGTAGAGAAACACTTTGCCGGTGGGTTAGGTGCGGGCGGATTAAGTCGTGGAAGCCTGGAAAGGTTCGCTACATAGCCCTGGATGATGTTAAAAAATTTCTATGA
- a CDS encoding DNA cytosine methyltransferase codes for MADLILGHEPIAAVEWDPYCCQILRERAAEGWFPGLQVFEGDIRLFDASAWKGRVDCVSAGFPCQPHSVAGKRRGALDDRNLWPEVVRVLGEIRPRWFFGENVPGLVSNGFIGTVLGDLALLGYDARWTCLGADQVGAPHRRDRWWCLANATGKQTLRDRELFPTPAGWANAVLHKVNTEGEGEPWRMVGGKLNPTWVEWLMGGL; via the coding sequence TTGGCCGATTTAATCCTTGGACATGAGCCAATTGCCGCTGTTGAATGGGACCCCTATTGTTGCCAAATCCTCCGGGAACGAGCCGCCGAAGGATGGTTCCCAGGCTTGCAAGTGTTCGAGGGAGATATTCGGCTGTTCGACGCATCCGCTTGGAAAGGACGAGTGGATTGCGTCTCAGCGGGTTTCCCTTGCCAGCCTCATTCGGTCGCTGGAAAAAGACGTGGAGCGTTGGACGACCGAAATCTCTGGCCTGAGGTTGTGCGAGTCCTTGGGGAGATTCGGCCCCGATGGTTCTTTGGAGAGAACGTCCCGGGACTTGTTTCCAACGGGTTCATTGGGACCGTCCTCGGTGATTTGGCCCTCCTCGGGTATGACGCGCGGTGGACGTGTTTGGGCGCTGACCAGGTTGGTGCCCCGCACAGGCGAGATAGATGGTGGTGCCTGGCCAACGCCACGGGCAAACAAACTCTCAGGGACAGGGAGCTTTTCCCCACGCCCGCGGGATGGGCCAACGCCGTTTTGCACAAAGTCAACACGGAGGGGGAAGGGGAACCTTGGAGAATGGTTGGTGGAAAACTGAACCCGACGTGGGTAGAGTGGCTAATGGGTGGCCTCTAG
- a CDS encoding HNH endonuclease translates to MILSKQCQQCRREFKRDPHLGFAHWNTQRFCSRRCAGRSLPTKAEYKRTSWGDLKRPLHRVLMEGFLGRKLTKDELVHHKNGDKHDNRIENLEIMTALDHGRLHNLKYPLTKQCVVCGSTFTPHKTKRKRQKTCSPTCKIALLTRLNKSRSKRPSLL, encoded by the coding sequence GTGATACTTTCTAAACAATGCCAACAATGCCGTCGGGAATTCAAGAGAGACCCGCATTTAGGCTTTGCACATTGGAACACCCAGCGTTTTTGTTCTCGTAGATGCGCGGGGAGAAGTTTGCCTACGAAGGCAGAATATAAGAGGACTTCATGGGGTGATTTGAAAAGGCCATTGCACAGGGTTTTGATGGAAGGCTTTCTTGGTCGTAAGTTAACAAAGGATGAATTGGTTCATCATAAAAACGGCGACAAACACGATAACCGTATAGAAAACCTTGAGATTATGACGGCCCTTGATCATGGTCGACTTCACAACCTAAAGTATCCGCTAACTAAGCAATGCGTCGTCTGCGGTTCAACATTTACGCCGCACAAAACGAAGCGCAAACGTCAAAAGACATGTAGTCCGACTTGCAAGATAGCTTTGCTGACGCGACTCAATAAGTCCCGCTCCAAGCGGCCCTCGCTTTTATGA
- a CDS encoding DNA adenine methylase, whose translation MNDVIGDDDFSAPFPYFGGKSTVASVVWDAIGDVPHYIEPFFGSGAVLLARPRFKQTDNVETVNDKDGFVCNVWRALRFSPDETARWCDWPVNHADLIARKAALIKNEARLLENLCADEKWHDPIMAGYWIWAASCWIGSGLTRPGQIPDVSHGGMGVHAKGQIPHVGSGGMGVHAKSKRPHVREGGKGVGWEVFNGNIYKNFRALSERLRFVRVVCGDWTRVCGGNWQNNMGTVGMFFDPPYSVEDRNTDVYHHDSTTVGKDVEKWCLERGRLPDYRIVVAGYSDEYKSLVADGWRVNAWSAQGGYGNIAKDGSDARGKANRHRETLFMSPHCLSSDLFR comes from the coding sequence ATGAACGATGTTATCGGGGATGATGATTTTTCGGCCCCATTCCCGTATTTTGGCGGCAAATCCACAGTCGCATCCGTTGTTTGGGACGCTATTGGCGATGTTCCGCACTACATCGAGCCGTTCTTCGGGTCCGGTGCGGTTTTGTTGGCCCGCCCACGATTCAAACAGACTGACAACGTAGAGACGGTGAATGATAAAGACGGTTTCGTCTGCAATGTTTGGCGGGCGTTGCGATTTTCTCCAGACGAGACGGCGCGGTGGTGCGACTGGCCCGTGAACCATGCGGACTTGATCGCACGCAAAGCCGCGTTGATTAAAAACGAGGCGAGGCTCTTGGAAAACCTGTGTGCCGACGAAAAGTGGCACGACCCGATCATGGCCGGGTATTGGATTTGGGCGGCGTCGTGCTGGATCGGGTCCGGGCTGACAAGACCGGGCCAAATACCCGACGTCAGTCACGGCGGGATGGGCGTCCACGCGAAGGGCCAAATACCCCACGTCGGCAGCGGCGGGATGGGCGTCCACGCGAAGAGCAAAAGACCCCACGTCAGAGAAGGCGGGAAGGGCGTCGGTTGGGAAGTGTTCAACGGTAACATTTACAAGAATTTCCGCGCTTTATCGGAACGTCTGCGGTTCGTCCGTGTTGTCTGCGGCGACTGGACCCGCGTTTGCGGCGGGAACTGGCAAAACAACATGGGGACCGTCGGGATGTTCTTCGACCCGCCGTATTCCGTGGAGGATCGGAACACGGATGTTTACCACCACGATTCAACTACCGTCGGGAAAGACGTTGAAAAGTGGTGTCTTGAGCGCGGTCGGTTGCCGGATTACCGTATCGTCGTCGCCGGGTATTCAGACGAATACAAGAGCTTGGTGGCTGACGGATGGCGTGTCAATGCGTGGTCCGCCCAGGGTGGGTATGGGAATATCGCAAAGGATGGATCGGACGCCAGGGGAAAAGCGAACAGGCACCGGGAGACGTTATTCATGTCGCCACATTGCCTTTCCTCTGATCTTTTCCGATGA
- a CDS encoding VRR-NUC domain-containing protein, giving the protein MNIEHGHQVALVNWWALEANRRGIDARTLVAIPNQGRAGGWRQARRGAYMKAEGQRAGMPDLVLFIPSQGYHGLAIELKAPSKTARLSPAQNEMMKILSGQGYVAVVAWGWEDAKDQILSYLGAAR; this is encoded by the coding sequence ATGAACATCGAACATGGGCATCAGGTGGCTTTGGTGAACTGGTGGGCTCTGGAAGCGAACAGGCGGGGGATTGACGCCCGCACTTTGGTTGCCATTCCGAACCAAGGCCGAGCCGGTGGGTGGAGGCAAGCCCGGCGCGGGGCGTACATGAAGGCGGAAGGCCAGCGCGCGGGGATGCCTGATCTCGTCCTCTTCATCCCGTCCCAGGGCTACCACGGGTTGGCGATAGAACTAAAGGCCCCATCCAAGACGGCCCGGCTGTCTCCGGCGCAAAACGAGATGATGAAAATCCTCTCTGGCCAGGGGTACGTCGCGGTTGTCGCCTGGGGGTGGGAAGACGCGAAGGACCAGATCTTGAGCTACCTGGGGGCGGCGAGATGA